The Sinorhizobium fredii genome contains the following window.
GGCATGTGTGTCTTTCTATTAGTGGAATTTCGGACGGGGTCACCCTTGGTCGATTTCGCGATGCTGCATCAGCCGTCGTTTCGCTCGGGACTTGCCACGAGCATGTTGGTCGCTACGGTGATGATGGCGACGCTGGTGGTGGGGCCGTTTTACCTGTCGCGCGGTCTGGGGCTTGATGCGGCGCTCGTCGGCCTGGTGATGTCGGTCGGACCGGTCGTCTCGGCGCTGACGGGCATTCCGGCGGGGCGGCTCGTCGATCGCTTCGGCGTGTGGCGCATGGCCGCCGCCGGTCTTGGCGCCATGACGGCCGGTTGCCTCGCACTCTCGCTCGTTCCGGAAGCGCTCGGCGTCGCCGGCTATGTCATGCCGCTCGTCATTCTCACCGGCGGCTACGCGCTGTTCCAGGCGGCAAACAATACCGCTGTGATGAAGGACGCGCGGCCCGAGCAGCGGGGCACCGTCTCGGGGCTCTTGAACCTCTCGCGCAATTTCGGGCTGATCACCGGCGCATCGATGATGGGAGCGGTCTTCTCCTTCGCCGCGGCGAGGGAGACTGCGGCCGCCACCGCCACCGGCATGCGCGCCACTTTCGCCGTCGCCACGGTTCTGGTGGTCATCGCGATCGCCGTCGCAGCGGCAAGCCGCGCTGTTGTGGTGAGGTCAAAATCCCAAGAGGCGCAGTGAGCCGGGGGCGGGTAGCCGTCCCGGCCCTTGCCGCTTAGCCCCTCAAGCAGCGTGCCAGGTTGTGGATGTGGCGAGCGCCGATGCCGCAGCAGCCGCCGACGATGGAGGCGCCGGCCTCGACCCAATCACAGGCAAAGCGTGAATAGCGGTCGGCGGTCAGGTCGGCGCGGGTGTGGTGAAGCGTCTCATTGGCAGCGCCCTCCGTCTCTTCCGCCTCGAAGGCGTTGGCATAGACGCCAATGCCGATAACCGCCTGCCTTTCCCTAAACGTTTGAGCCGCGACAGTGACGGCGCGCGCCATGACTTCCGGATGGCTGCAGTTGAACAGGAGCGCCTCGGCACCAGAGCCGGCCGCCCAGGCGGCGGCCGCGGCCACGGGTTCCCCGGATCGGAGCCTCGGCTCGTCGCCCTCCGGAGCTCCTGCATCGTCGGCCAGGGTGAACGAGATCCAGAACGGCTTGCCGGTCGCCGCAACTGCGGCGCGCACCGCATCGCCTTCGGCGATCAAGCTCAGCGTTTCGCCGAGCCAGACATCGACATAGGGCGCCAATCCCTCGACGAGGACCTTCAGATAGTCCTGCACGCGCGAGGGGTCGAAGCGCTCGGGCTCGTAGGAGCCGAAGATCGGCGGCAATGAGCCAGCGACGATGACCTTGCGATCGGTCCTCTCGTCGGCCGCATCCCTGGCGAGTTTTCCGGCCAATTCGATCAGCGTGCGTCCTTCGGAGCGGAAACGCTCCTCGCCGATGTGGAACGGCACCAGCGAATAGCTGTTGGTGGTGATCACATCGGCGCCGGCGTCGATGAATTCCCTATGGACACGCCCGACGATCTCCGGCGTTTCCATCAAGGCCAGCGCGGACCATTCCGGCTGCCTGAGTTCGGCGCCGAGCCGGATCAGCTCCCGGCTCATGCCGCCGTCGAGAATACGTATGTGGTTCATTGATGATCGACTCCAACTTTGCTGGTTCAGCGCCGGAGGGCCGCCGACGGCGCAAATGCCGTCAGCCGGTCCCGGGCGCTCGGGTGTTCGGTCGGGATTTTGTTGCGGGTCTTCATCGGAGCGCCTGATCGA
Protein-coding sequences here:
- a CDS encoding homocysteine S-methyltransferase family protein, producing the protein MNHIRILDGGMSRELIRLGAELRQPEWSALALMETPEIVGRVHREFIDAGADVITTNSYSLVPFHIGEERFRSEGRTLIELAGKLARDAADERTDRKVIVAGSLPPIFGSYEPERFDPSRVQDYLKVLVEGLAPYVDVWLGETLSLIAEGDAVRAAVAATGKPFWISFTLADDAGAPEGDEPRLRSGEPVAAAAAWAAGSGAEALLFNCSHPEVMARAVTVAAQTFRERQAVIGIGVYANAFEAEETEGAANETLHHTRADLTADRYSRFACDWVEAGASIVGGCCGIGARHIHNLARCLRG